One genomic region from Terasakiella sp. SH-1 encodes:
- a CDS encoding cbb3-type cytochrome c oxidase subunit 3 gives MFLFVGIIFFALRPKNQKKFDEASQIPLQDDD, from the coding sequence ATGTTCCTGTTCGTGGGGATCATTTTCTTCGCGCTTCGGCCGAAGAATCAGAAGAAGTTCGACGAAGCTTCTCAGATCCCCTTACAGGACGATGATTAA
- the panC gene encoding pantoate--beta-alanine ligase, giving the protein MALQTVRTVADLRAQVSSWRSEGLKVGLVPTMGALHEGHLTLVKTALETCDRVVATIFVNPKQFGPNEDLDTYPRTEKEDAAKLDSVGGHLLFAPHVEEMYGQDGGVTKVSVAGLGDILEGECRPGFFDGVATVVTKLLLQALPDQAFFGEKDYQQLNVIKRFVADLNIPVEVCGVPTVRENDGLAMSSRNQYLTREEREIAPVLYRTLAEVSERFKMGGKAEALSKWAGQQLLDAGFQKVDYIVIRRADDIALDGVKDEPIRVLAAAFLGKARLIDNVG; this is encoded by the coding sequence ATGGCGCTTCAAACGGTTCGCACAGTTGCTGATTTACGTGCACAAGTTTCAAGCTGGCGCAGTGAAGGGTTGAAGGTTGGATTGGTGCCAACCATGGGGGCTTTGCATGAAGGGCATTTGACCTTGGTGAAAACCGCGCTTGAAACTTGTGATCGGGTGGTGGCGACCATTTTTGTCAACCCCAAGCAATTTGGCCCGAATGAAGATTTAGACACCTATCCACGTACAGAAAAAGAAGATGCTGCAAAGCTGGATTCTGTCGGGGGGCATCTGTTGTTTGCGCCTCATGTTGAAGAAATGTATGGGCAAGATGGCGGGGTGACAAAGGTTTCTGTTGCCGGTCTTGGTGATATTTTGGAAGGTGAATGTCGCCCCGGTTTTTTTGATGGGGTTGCAACAGTGGTGACGAAACTCTTGCTGCAAGCCTTGCCGGATCAGGCTTTCTTTGGTGAGAAAGATTATCAACAGCTGAATGTCATTAAGCGGTTTGTTGCGGATTTGAACATTCCGGTTGAGGTCTGTGGTGTCCCCACTGTGCGTGAAAATGATGGATTGGCAATGTCATCGCGCAACCAGTATTTGACCCGTGAGGAACGCGAAATCGCACCTGTGCTTTATCGCACGTTGGCTGAGGTTTCTGAACGTTTCAAAATGGGGGGGAAAGCCGAAGCTTTGTCCAAATGGGCGGGCCAGCAATTGTTGGATGCAGGGTTTCAGAAGGTTGATTATATTGTCATTCGCCGTGCAGATGATATTGCGCTTGACGGGGTTAAGGATGAGCCCATCCGCGTTCTGGCAGCAGCTTTTCTAGGGAAAGCCCGCCTTATTGATAACGTTGGGTAA
- the ccoO gene encoding cytochrome-c oxidase, cbb3-type subunit II — protein sequence MKHEIFEKNTILLAIAIVITISVGGLVQIVPLYTIDSTIEKVDGIRPYSPLELAGRNIYIREGCYTCHSQQIRPFRDEVERYGHYSLAAESMYDHPFQWGSKRTGPDLARVGGKYSNAWHVAHLIRPQDVVPESVMPMYGFLAEKELTFRDAGAHLKALRAAGDPYTDEQIAKAAEDFITQAMGDEGEGDTEELQARYPKAVLGDFDGDPSKITELDAIVAYLQMLGTLVDFTTYKPEGEMAR from the coding sequence ATGAAACACGAAATTTTCGAGAAGAATACGATCCTCTTGGCGATCGCTATCGTGATCACCATTTCTGTTGGTGGTCTGGTTCAAATCGTACCGCTCTACACTATCGATTCAACAATCGAGAAAGTAGACGGTATCCGTCCTTACTCTCCTTTGGAGTTGGCCGGTCGTAATATCTACATCCGTGAAGGTTGCTATACTTGTCACTCTCAACAAATTCGTCCGTTCCGTGACGAGGTTGAGCGTTACGGTCACTACAGCCTGGCTGCAGAATCCATGTACGACCACCCGTTCCAATGGGGCTCTAAGCGTACAGGTCCTGACCTGGCACGTGTCGGTGGCAAATACTCTAACGCATGGCATGTTGCGCACTTAATTCGTCCGCAAGACGTTGTGCCTGAGTCTGTTATGCCGATGTACGGTTTCCTGGCTGAAAAAGAACTGACGTTCCGTGATGCCGGGGCACACCTGAAAGCACTGCGTGCTGCGGGTGATCCGTATACCGATGAGCAAATCGCGAAAGCTGCAGAAGACTTCATCACTCAGGCAATGGGTGACGAAGGTGAAGGCGATACGGAAGAGCTGCAAGCTCGTTATCCGAAAGCCGTTCTGGGTGATTTCGACGGTGATCCGTCTAAAATCACTGAGCTGGATGCAATTGTCGCCTATCTTCAGATGCTTGGTACACTCGTGGATTTCACGACGTACAAGCCTGAAGGCGAAATGGCTCGATAG
- the ccoG gene encoding cytochrome c oxidase accessory protein CcoG: MAKTEAVGVIKPNENGDGPLYAERIKVHPRIFKGPFRLWKTRLLWFFLALYHCFAWVRWDRGPGVPDQAVLFDLPGRRAYIFWIEIWPQEVYYLTGLLILAAVGLFAASAIAGRVWCGFACFQTVWTDLFMKVEEFVEGDRNKRIKLDNAPISFNKIVKRLTKHVIWLLISFFMALSFVWYFNDAPTVTAELFSGELGGWVLITLGILTGMTYLMAGFAREQVCFYMCPYGRFQSVMTDEESLLVTYEEWRGEPRMKGAKNLDSPDRGHCVDCGLCVQACPMGIDIRDGSQMECIGCGLCIDACNTMMDNLKLPRNLISYDSYKNMIAREQGLGKQVHIIRPRTIYYAVILSLVAAAILTSLSFRDRLEVNIIRDRAPLFVTLSDGTIRNGYTYKILNMESSAKQYELSVAGLEGVTMTMIGHDKKDLKSLDLGVKADRIGAFKIFLKARPGKLDGKSTDIDFVLKDKETGEIVSHSTVFRGPNK, translated from the coding sequence ATGGCGAAAACTGAAGCAGTCGGTGTCATCAAGCCAAATGAAAATGGTGATGGCCCCCTTTACGCAGAACGTATCAAAGTTCATCCCCGCATTTTCAAAGGCCCTTTTCGTTTGTGGAAAACGCGTCTGTTGTGGTTTTTTCTGGCGTTGTATCACTGTTTTGCCTGGGTTCGCTGGGACCGTGGGCCGGGTGTACCCGATCAGGCCGTCCTGTTTGATTTACCGGGGCGCCGTGCGTACATCTTCTGGATCGAAATTTGGCCGCAGGAAGTTTATTACCTGACGGGCCTGTTGATTTTGGCCGCTGTTGGTCTGTTTGCGGCTTCGGCCATTGCCGGGCGGGTCTGGTGTGGCTTTGCCTGTTTCCAAACCGTCTGGACCGACCTGTTCATGAAGGTTGAAGAATTTGTTGAAGGCGATCGCAACAAGCGTATCAAGCTTGATAACGCACCGATCTCTTTTAACAAAATTGTTAAGCGCCTGACAAAACATGTGATCTGGTTGCTGATTTCCTTCTTCATGGCTTTGTCTTTTGTCTGGTATTTCAACGATGCTCCGACGGTAACAGCAGAACTCTTTTCGGGTGAGCTGGGCGGCTGGGTTTTGATTACGCTGGGTATCCTGACAGGTATGACCTATTTGATGGCGGGTTTCGCCCGTGAACAGGTGTGTTTCTATATGTGCCCCTATGGTCGTTTCCAGTCTGTGATGACCGATGAAGAATCCTTGTTGGTCACTTATGAAGAGTGGCGCGGCGAGCCCCGGATGAAGGGGGCGAAGAATCTGGATTCGCCAGATCGCGGTCATTGTGTGGATTGCGGCCTGTGTGTTCAGGCTTGCCCGATGGGGATTGATATTCGCGATGGGTCCCAAATGGAATGTATTGGCTGCGGTCTGTGTATCGACGCCTGTAATACCATGATGGATAATCTCAAGCTGCCGCGTAACCTGATTTCTTATGACAGTTACAAAAACATGATTGCGCGTGAGCAGGGCTTGGGCAAACAGGTTCATATTATTCGCCCGCGTACCATTTATTATGCGGTGATTTTGTCGCTTGTGGCGGCTGCTATCCTGACCAGCCTGTCTTTTCGTGATCGTTTGGAAGTCAACATCATCCGTGACCGTGCGCCGCTGTTTGTCACATTGTCCGATGGGACGATTCGCAACGGTTATACCTATAAGATTCTGAATATGGAATCGTCAGCCAAACAATATGAACTCAGTGTCGCTGGGCTGGAAGGTGTGACCATGACCATGATTGGTCATGATAAAAAAGACCTTAAGTCTTTAGACCTTGGCGTCAAGGCAGACCGTATTGGTGCTTTCAAGATTTTCTTGAAAGCACGGCCTGGAAAATTGGATGGCAAGTCAACGGATATTGACTTTGTGCTCAAGGATAAGGAGACTGGCGAAATTGTCAGTCATTCAACAGTATTCCGTGGACCTAATAAATAA
- the ccoS gene encoding cbb3-type cytochrome oxidase assembly protein CcoS — protein MKSLLYLIPAMLFLGGLGLAGFLWALKSGQYDDMEGNASRILFDDDEAPLPPEEKNNE, from the coding sequence GTGAAAAGCTTGTTATATCTAATTCCGGCCATGCTGTTTTTAGGCGGCCTTGGGCTGGCTGGCTTTTTATGGGCTTTGAAATCGGGTCAATATGACGATATGGAAGGCAACGCATCGCGGATTTTGTTTGATGATGATGAAGCGCCCTTGCCACCAGAGGAAAAAAACAATGAGTAA
- the ccoN gene encoding cytochrome-c oxidase, cbb3-type subunit I codes for MNQATTASASEVAYNEDVVRKFVLAATFWGVIGFIVGTFIAFQLAFPALNLGLEWTTFGRVRPVHTSAVIFAFGGSIMFATSFYVVQRTCRAPLFGGKLLADFIFWGYQAFIVIAALGYVLGVTQGKEYAEPEWYADLLLTVVWVAYLVAFTGTLMTRRVSHIYVANWFYFAFIITVAVLHLGNNITLPVILFGGESFVKSYIWASGVQDAMTQWWYGHNAVGFFLTAGFLGLMYYFIPKQANRPVYSYRLSIIHFWALVFLYIWAGPHHLHYTSLPDWTQTLGMTFSIMLWMPSWGGMINGLMTLSGAWDKLRTDPVLRFLIAAVAFYGMSTFEGPAMSIKAVNGLSHYTDWTVGHVHSGALGWVAFVSFGALYYLVPKLWNRERLYSLRLVTYHFWIATIGIVLYITAMWISGIMQGLMWRAYDDLGFLQYSFIESVEAMHPYYVIRACGGVLFVLGALIMVWNFIQTISGNVRTEEDFAAPQGAAAE; via the coding sequence ATGAACCAAGCGACCACAGCTAGTGCATCCGAAGTGGCCTATAACGAGGACGTCGTACGTAAGTTTGTACTCGCAGCCACTTTCTGGGGTGTAATCGGCTTTATCGTCGGGACTTTCATCGCTTTTCAATTAGCGTTTCCGGCGCTGAACCTCGGTCTGGAATGGACGACTTTCGGTCGTGTACGTCCGGTCCATACGTCGGCAGTAATCTTTGCCTTCGGTGGTTCTATTATGTTTGCAACGTCTTTTTACGTTGTGCAGCGCACCTGCCGCGCGCCGCTTTTTGGCGGCAAATTGCTGGCAGATTTCATTTTTTGGGGTTATCAAGCATTCATCGTGATTGCGGCTCTGGGCTATGTTTTGGGTGTTACCCAGGGCAAAGAGTACGCAGAACCAGAATGGTATGCTGACCTTCTTCTTACAGTAGTATGGGTTGCGTATCTGGTTGCCTTCACAGGCACATTGATGACCCGCCGTGTTTCCCACATTTATGTGGCAAACTGGTTCTACTTTGCATTTATTATTACAGTTGCAGTTCTGCACCTGGGTAACAACATCACACTGCCGGTTATTCTCTTCGGTGGTGAGAGCTTCGTTAAGTCCTACATCTGGGCTTCCGGTGTTCAAGATGCGATGACTCAGTGGTGGTACGGTCACAACGCAGTAGGTTTCTTCCTGACTGCGGGTTTCTTGGGTCTGATGTACTACTTCATCCCGAAGCAGGCTAATCGTCCGGTATATTCTTACCGTCTGTCGATTATCCACTTCTGGGCGCTGGTATTCTTGTATATCTGGGCTGGTCCGCACCACTTGCACTACACGTCACTGCCGGATTGGACTCAAACGCTGGGTATGACATTCTCCATTATGCTGTGGATGCCGTCCTGGGGTGGTATGATCAACGGTCTGATGACATTGTCTGGTGCTTGGGACAAACTGCGTACTGACCCTGTACTGCGTTTCTTGATCGCAGCTGTTGCCTTCTACGGTATGTCTACTTTCGAAGGTCCGGCAATGTCTATCAAGGCGGTTAACGGTCTGTCTCACTACACTGACTGGACTGTCGGTCACGTACACTCTGGTGCGTTGGGTTGGGTTGCTTTCGTTTCCTTCGGTGCGTTGTACTATCTGGTACCGAAACTGTGGAACCGTGAGCGTCTGTACTCTCTGCGTCTGGTAACTTACCACTTCTGGATTGCAACGATCGGTATCGTTCTCTACATCACTGCGATGTGGATCTCCGGTATCATGCAAGGTCTGATGTGGCGTGCATACGACGATCTTGGCTTCCTGCAGTACTCCTTCATCGAGTCTGTTGAAGCGATGCATCCGTACTATGTCATCCGTGCATGTGGTGGTGTTCTCTTTGTACTTGGTGCTCTGATCATGGTTTGGAACTTTATCCAGACAATCAGTGGCAACGTTCGTACAGAAGAAGACTTCGCTGCACCCCAAGGCGCGGCAGCTGAGTAA
- the panB gene encoding 3-methyl-2-oxobutanoate hydroxymethyltransferase, which translates to MSKATNTKRITLSDLVQRKGKDPIVCLTAYTTSISRLIDDHVDFILVGDSLGMVLYGMDSTLGVTVDMMIAHGKGVMRGSEKACVIVDMPFGSYEESREVAFRNCSRVMAETRCSGVKLEGGVEMADTIEFLVKRGIPVVAHVGLTPQSVHAFGGFKSQGRTDEAAERIVEDAKAVAAAGASAVVVEGVMEPLGVRITKEVDIPTIGIGASPECDGQILVTEDLIGLFAEFKPKFVKRYAQMDEMITEAVAGYRDEVRARTFPAPEHCFGYKGDK; encoded by the coding sequence ATGAGTAAAGCAACCAATACAAAACGCATCACGCTGAGCGATCTGGTACAACGCAAAGGCAAAGATCCGATTGTTTGCCTGACCGCCTATACCACCTCTATTTCCCGCCTGATTGATGATCATGTGGATTTTATTTTGGTCGGTGATAGTCTGGGCATGGTGCTTTATGGCATGGACAGCACGCTGGGGGTGACGGTTGATATGATGATCGCCCATGGTAAAGGCGTCATGCGGGGGTCTGAAAAAGCCTGTGTGATTGTAGATATGCCTTTTGGGTCATATGAAGAATCTCGTGAAGTAGCCTTTCGCAATTGTTCACGCGTGATGGCAGAAACCCGTTGTTCCGGTGTGAAGCTGGAAGGCGGCGTTGAAATGGCCGATACCATTGAATTTTTGGTGAAGCGCGGTATTCCGGTGGTGGCTCATGTGGGTCTGACACCGCAATCAGTTCATGCCTTTGGCGGGTTTAAATCACAAGGGCGCACGGATGAGGCCGCAGAACGTATTGTTGAAGATGCCAAGGCCGTGGCTGCGGCCGGGGCGTCAGCCGTTGTGGTGGAAGGGGTGATGGAACCATTGGGAGTTCGCATTACCAAGGAAGTGGATATTCCCACCATTGGCATTGGGGCGTCGCCTGAATGTGATGGTCAGATTCTGGTGACAGAAGATTTGATCGGCCTGTTTGCTGAATTCAAGCCAAAGTTTGTTAAACGCTATGCCCAGATGGATGAAATGATTACCGAAGCCGTTGCAGGCTATCGTGATGAAGTGCGTGCCCGCACTTTCCCGGCACCGGAACATTGTTTCGGTTATAAAGGGGATAAATAA
- the ccoP gene encoding cytochrome-c oxidase, cbb3-type subunit III encodes MANVEKDPVTGTNTTGHEWDGIKELDTPLPKWWLLTFYACIIWAVGYWVVYPSWPTLTDYAKGAFGTTNRLAHAEEMAAVAKSREAWTTKFEGKEIGEVAKDSELLNYAMAGGRVIFADNCQPCHGSAGSGAKNFPVLADDDWLWGGTLEEIQTTVQYGIRSGHDEERVSDMPALVADETITAADAEQIADYVMKLGGQGGSDAGQTLYEENCASCHAEDGAGMMDLGAPRLNDGIWLFKAGREGVLAQINKPQHGVMPAWVGRLSDTEIKQVSIYVHSLGGGQ; translated from the coding sequence ATGGCAAACGTGGAAAAGGACCCAGTAACGGGCACAAATACCACAGGCCATGAATGGGACGGCATTAAAGAGCTGGATACACCGCTTCCAAAGTGGTGGCTGCTGACTTTTTATGCTTGTATCATTTGGGCAGTCGGCTACTGGGTAGTTTACCCGTCCTGGCCGACACTGACCGATTACGCCAAAGGTGCATTCGGTACAACAAACCGTCTCGCACATGCTGAAGAAATGGCAGCTGTTGCGAAATCCCGCGAAGCTTGGACAACCAAGTTTGAAGGGAAAGAGATCGGTGAAGTTGCTAAAGACTCTGAACTGTTGAACTACGCTATGGCAGGTGGTCGCGTGATTTTCGCCGACAACTGTCAGCCATGTCACGGTTCTGCGGGTTCTGGTGCGAAAAACTTCCCGGTTCTGGCTGATGATGATTGGCTGTGGGGCGGTACGCTGGAAGAGATCCAGACAACTGTACAATACGGCATTCGTTCCGGTCATGATGAAGAACGCGTTTCTGACATGCCGGCACTGGTTGCTGACGAAACAATCACTGCTGCTGATGCTGAGCAAATTGCGGATTACGTAATGAAGCTTGGCGGTCAGGGTGGTTCTGACGCTGGTCAGACTTTGTATGAAGAGAACTGTGCTTCTTGTCACGCTGAAGACGGCGCTGGCATGATGGACCTGGGTGCGCCTCGTTTGAACGACGGCATCTGGCTCTTCAAAGCTGGTCGTGAAGGCGTTCTGGCACAGATCAATAAACCACAGCATGGTGTAATGCCAGCTTGGGTTGGTCGTCTGTCAGATACAGAAATCAAACAGGTTTCTATCTACGTTCACTCTTTGGGTGGCGGTCAGTAA
- a CDS encoding heavy metal translocating P-type ATPase metal-binding domain-containing protein, which produces MTTATCQHCGDPILAHSDGGEGFCCKGCRGAYELINGLGLKSYYDRRVLDPEAKALRPDEEGAVIDYRAHIIEEDGGTNTLYLMVEGIHCAACVWLIETALGRQDGVQQARVNMSTRRLVLKWQNEGLDPNQVVAIITGLGYRLVPYDPCLLNSENEKGERELLKAMAVAGFAAANVMLFSVSVWAGYSQGMQDSTRDLMHWLSALVALPAVAYSGRPFYRSALTALRLGRLNMDVPISLAVLLAAGMSLFQVINGAEHAYFDSSISLLFFLLVGRYLDRRARGRARGAAEHLLGLNAVAVTVINEDGTKSLLPPDQVHEDMTVLCAAGERVAVDGVIIDGQSDIDTSLISGESVPVMVRCEDQVFAGTTNLSGPIKIRVTATGEGTLLAEIVRLMEEAEAGRANYVALADRVARYYAPVVHVLALVTFFYWLIPGGIVWNEALLNAIAVLIITCPCALALAVPVVQVIASGRLMRQGILVKTGTALERLSHVSNVVFDKTGTLTLGRAELINQDEFSQEELELAASLAGASKHPLSRALCRAVPHIAIRSSVQEVPGCGLEADGVRLGSRAWCGNVDAPLSEGPELWLAVEGKEAKCLKFADHLRSDAKDVIEKLKSRGYGIHLLSGDRVEPAQKVANDLSIENWQAGCSPRDKCDALEKMDHSLMVGDGLNDAPALAAAHVSLSPSTAIDVSQTTADAVFQGDKLRPVLEVLGVARKADILVKQNFGLAFAYNAITIPLAMAGYVTPLIAAVAMSTSSLVVIANALRLSRGKLS; this is translated from the coding sequence ATGACGACAGCAACATGCCAGCATTGTGGTGATCCTATTTTGGCCCATTCCGATGGGGGGGAGGGCTTTTGTTGTAAGGGCTGTCGCGGTGCCTATGAACTCATTAATGGGTTGGGGCTGAAAAGCTATTATGATCGCCGTGTCCTTGACCCGGAAGCCAAGGCCCTGCGCCCCGATGAAGAAGGCGCGGTCATTGATTATCGCGCTCACATTATTGAAGAAGATGGGGGCACAAACACCCTTTATCTGATGGTTGAAGGCATTCATTGTGCGGCTTGTGTTTGGTTGATTGAAACCGCCTTGGGTCGCCAAGATGGTGTGCAACAAGCCCGTGTGAATATGTCCACACGTCGCCTTGTCTTGAAATGGCAAAATGAGGGGCTTGATCCTAATCAGGTGGTCGCCATCATCACCGGGCTGGGCTATCGTCTGGTGCCTTATGACCCGTGTCTGCTGAATTCCGAAAATGAAAAAGGGGAAAGAGAGCTTTTAAAAGCGATGGCGGTGGCAGGTTTTGCGGCGGCCAATGTGATGTTATTCAGTGTGTCGGTCTGGGCGGGTTATTCCCAAGGAATGCAGGACAGTACACGTGATTTGATGCATTGGCTTTCTGCCCTTGTGGCCTTGCCTGCGGTGGCCTATTCGGGTCGCCCCTTTTACCGTTCGGCCTTAACAGCCCTGCGTCTGGGCCGTTTGAATATGGATGTGCCGATTTCGCTGGCCGTGTTACTGGCTGCGGGTATGAGCCTGTTTCAGGTGATCAATGGCGCAGAACATGCTTATTTTGATTCATCCATCAGCCTGTTGTTTTTCCTGCTGGTTGGGCGGTATCTGGATCGTCGTGCGCGTGGTCGTGCGCGTGGGGCGGCTGAACACCTGTTGGGTTTGAATGCCGTTGCGGTGACGGTGATTAACGAGGATGGCACCAAATCCCTGTTACCGCCGGATCAGGTCCATGAGGACATGACGGTTCTCTGTGCGGCCGGGGAACGGGTTGCTGTGGATGGGGTGATCATTGACGGTCAGTCCGATATTGATACCAGCCTGATTTCCGGGGAGTCTGTCCCTGTCATGGTGAGGTGCGAAGATCAGGTCTTTGCCGGAACGACCAACCTGTCCGGCCCAATTAAGATTCGCGTTACGGCAACAGGGGAAGGCACACTTTTGGCCGAAATCGTCCGCTTGATGGAAGAGGCCGAAGCAGGTCGGGCTAATTATGTGGCTTTGGCGGATCGTGTGGCGCGTTATTATGCGCCTGTGGTGCATGTGCTGGCCCTGGTGACTTTCTTTTATTGGCTGATCCCCGGTGGGATTGTGTGGAATGAAGCGCTGCTCAATGCCATTGCGGTTCTGATTATCACCTGTCCTTGTGCCTTGGCCTTGGCCGTTCCGGTGGTACAGGTTATTGCCTCTGGCCGATTGATGCGCCAAGGTATTTTGGTGAAAACCGGGACGGCCCTTGAACGCTTATCCCATGTCAGCAATGTGGTGTTTGATAAAACCGGGACCCTGACCTTGGGCCGTGCAGAACTGATTAACCAGGATGAATTTTCCCAAGAAGAGTTGGAATTAGCGGCCTCTTTGGCAGGCGCAAGTAAACACCCATTATCACGCGCACTTTGTCGCGCCGTTCCTCATATCGCTATTCGGTCTTCTGTTCAGGAAGTACCTGGCTGTGGGCTGGAAGCAGATGGCGTGCGTTTGGGGAGTCGGGCTTGGTGTGGCAATGTGGATGCGCCTTTGTCTGAAGGGCCTGAACTTTGGTTGGCGGTTGAAGGCAAAGAGGCCAAATGTTTGAAATTTGCTGATCATCTGCGCAGTGATGCCAAAGATGTGATTGAGAAACTGAAATCCCGTGGATACGGCATTCATTTGCTGTCTGGGGACCGTGTGGAACCGGCACAAAAAGTCGCCAATGATCTGTCCATTGAAAACTGGCAAGCTGGATGTAGCCCACGCGATAAATGTGACGCCCTTGAAAAGATGGATCACAGCCTGATGGTGGGCGATGGGTTGAATGATGCGCCCGCATTGGCCGCAGCCCATGTGTCCTTATCCCCCTCAACGGCTATTGATGTGTCGCAAACAACGGCTGATGCAGTCTTTCAGGGGGATAAGTTGCGCCCGGTGTTGGAAGTCCTGGGTGTGGCGCGCAAGGCTGATATTCTGGTGAAGCAGAATTTTGGTCTCGCTTTTGCCTATAATGCCATTACCATCCCACTGGCGATGGCGGGATATGTCACGCCCTTGATTGCAGCGGTTGCCATGTCCACCTCTTCTTTGGTAGTGATAGCGAACGCCCTTCGATTAAGCAGAGGAAAACTGTCGTGA
- a CDS encoding FixH family protein: MSKQRAPGWWYPWIFVAFFAVIITVNGIMMFFAFDSWTGLETKDHYLKGLAYDRNVEASRAQKALGWTVKLDVDVLETVDLQRKVAYKASFLDHDQKPVSALKAHVFFVRPTSEGLDVDETADQVSDGQISGELVLSVPGQWDARIHVESMGRQYQHVERVVIK; encoded by the coding sequence ATGAGTAAGCAACGCGCACCGGGGTGGTGGTATCCCTGGATTTTCGTCGCCTTTTTTGCCGTGATCATCACTGTAAACGGCATCATGATGTTCTTTGCCTTTGACAGCTGGACAGGCTTGGAGACCAAAGACCATTATCTGAAAGGTCTGGCGTATGACCGCAACGTCGAAGCCTCGCGTGCGCAAAAAGCACTGGGTTGGACGGTGAAGCTGGATGTAGATGTGCTTGAAACTGTCGATCTTCAGCGCAAAGTCGCCTATAAGGCCAGCTTCCTTGATCATGATCAGAAGCCCGTTTCTGCCTTGAAGGCTCATGTCTTTTTCGTCCGTCCGACAAGTGAAGGTTTGGATGTAGATGAAACAGCTGACCAGGTTTCCGATGGTCAAATCAGTGGCGAGTTGGTTCTGTCTGTTCCGGGGCAATGGGATGCACGTATCCATGTGGAAAGCATGGGGCGTCAGTATCAGCATGTGGAACGTGTTGTGATTAAATAA